The DNA region GAATTTGGTAACGGGCCTGGAGAAAAAAGTATATAAATATTATAACGATAAACCCTTACATGTTGCTTTACTCGCTTCTTGTATATTTGACGTATCTCTGCAACCAATATTTGGATCATTATTACTTGGCCATTGCCTGTATATATGTGATGAGCAAGATCGTAAAGATGGCAACCGTTTGATAGACTTCTACAACAATAATGATATCGACCTGTCAGACGGAACGCCAACACACCTGCGTTTAGTGGTGGAATCATTGGATAAGAAGATAAACCTGAAAAGCCTGAGCAGCTGGATACTGGCAGGGGAAATATTGCCAAAAGAGCTGGTACGGGAGTTCTATGACCGGATCGGGGACCGGGAAATAAAATTATTCGACTTTTACGGGCCGACTGAGACCTGTGTGTATTCAACCTGTTTTGAGATTATCCGTGATGAACTGGACGCTTATCCGACAATACCTATAGGAAGCCCGCTTCCAAATGAACGGATTTATATTACGGATAAATATGGCAGTCTAACCCCTACGGGTGTGGCTGGAGAGCTTTGCATAGCGGGAGATGGGCTTGCAAAATGCTATGTGGGGAATGCCGGCTTAACCTCTGAAAAATTTCGGGAAGATTGGATAAGTAACGGAGAGCGGGTTTACCGTACCGGTGACTTGGCCAGGTGGCTGCCTGATGGGAATATAGAATATCTTGGTCGTACAGACAGCCAGGTAAAGATTCGTGGGTACCGGATAGAATTAGGAGAAATAGAAAGCTGGCTTACAGGATACGAAGGGATCAAAAATGCAGTGGTTTTAGTTAAAGAAAAAGATGAGAATAAGTATCTGGCAGCCTACTTTATATCTGAAAAAGACATAAAGCCGGAAATGCTCCGAAATTATCTGGCAGAACATTTACCGGAATATATGCTGCCTGCACATTATGTTCGCATAGACAGCATGCCACTAACTTCCAGTGGGAAGATTGACAGAAACGCGTTCCCGGAAATAGGGTTAGGTACAAGCGATAATTATATAGCGCCTGCGAATGCTATTGAGGAGAAGCTGGCTGAGATCTGGTCAGAGGTATTGCAGATAGATAAGGGCGTTATCAGTACAGATTCGGGTTTTTTCCGTCTGGGTGGTCATTCGTTGAAAGCGATGGCGCTTGCGAATAAGATCTCCAGGCAGCTGCATGTAGAAGTTCCTTTAAAGGAGATTTTTTTACGCCAGGATATCCGTGGTCTTTGTGCTTTTATACAAGGGTCATCGAATTCAGGCTATTCGGGGATATCGAAAGCAGATGCTGCTGAATCCTATCCTTTGTCGTCCTCCCAGAAGCGGATGTATTTCCTTTATGAGTTTGATAAGTTATCGGTGGCGTATAATATGCCTGTTGTTTTGGAGCTTGAAGGGGAACTGGACCATAGGCGTATAAGCGGGGCCTTTGGCGGTTTGATCTCTCGTCATGAGAGCCTGCGTACGACATTTGAAAGTGTTAACGGGCAAGTTGCGCAGCGGATTCATGGCGAATCCGGGTTTAACCTGGAATGGTATGAAAGCGAAGGCGTGGATGCGGGTCCTGTAATCCGGAGGTTTATCCGCCCTTTTGAACTGGAGCGAGGGCCGCTGTTCCGTGCCGGAGTGGTCAGGAGAGGGCAGAGTTCACATTTGTTATTGGTAGATATGCACCATATCATCACAGACGGTGTATCTCAGGGAATCCTGATCCGGGACTTTATGTCGCTGTACAATAATGAGGTATTACCGGAGCTTCGTTTGGAATATAAAGATTATTCGGTATGGCAGCAGGGCCCGGCACAACAGGAACGATTGCTGGGTCAGCGGGATTTCTGGAAAGGTGAATTTTCGGAGGGTGTGAGTTTGCTGAACCTTCCCTGCGACCATCCTCGTCCCGCGGTTAAAAGTTATCAGGGGAGCAACCGTTCCTTTATGCTGGATGCTGAAGATACATCAGGACTGAGGCAACTGGGTGAGGGTAGCGGGGCGACGTTGTTCATGACCGTGCTGTCGGTATTCAATGTATTTTTAAGCAAGTTGAGTAACGAGGAAGATATTACGGTGGGCACGGCAACTGCAGGGCGTTACCATGCCGAGCTTGAGGGTATTATAGGCCTGTTTGTTAATACACTGGCCCTGCGTAACCAGGCTTCCGGTTCCCTCAGCTTCCGGGAGTTTCTATCGGTTGTCAAGGAACGTACGCTGTCGTGCTTTGATAATCAACTGTACACCTACGAGGAGCTGATCAATGAGCTGGAGTTGCCGCGTGATACGAGCCGCAGCCCGTTGTTCGATGTGATGTTCTCTTATCAGAACTTTGGTCATAAAGATCTGGAGATCCCGGGGCTGAAACTTAAACCGGGGGCCAACGAGCATAATATATCGAAGTTTGATCTTACCCTGACAGCCACTGAAACAGAAGATAAGCTTCATCTGAACTTTGAATACAGCACATCGCTGTTTGAGGCTGAGACGATAGATCGGTTCATGTCCTATTTCGGGTTGCTGGTAAAGGCGGTTATAGCCGATGCGGACAGGAGTTTATCGGAACTGGACATGCTTCCTGAAGGGGAGCGGTACCAGTTATTGTACGGGTTTAATGATACGGCTACTGATTACCCCAAAGAAAGGACGATCACAGACCTGTTTGAGGAGCAAGTGGAGAAAACCCCTGATCATGTAGCGGTAGTTTTTAAAGAGGAACAGCTAACGTATAAAGCTTTAAACGAAAAGTCGAATCAGCTTGCCCGTTATTTACTTTCGGCCGGCATAGTTCCGGAAAATGTGGTGGGATTATTACTGAACCGTTCATTGGAAATGGCGATTGGCATAATAGGCATATTAAAGGCCGGAGCCGTCTATATGCCGATAGAACCTAGTTTGCCGGAACAACGGATCAAATATATGTTGGATCAAAGCGGAACACGCCTGCTGCTTACGCATGATCAATATTTAGGGCAGAATTATACTGATTGCCGGGTCATGGACATTAATTCAGCAGCCGGTTACGGTGGTAATAAAGAAAATTTGTATGTTAAAACGGGACCTGAGGATTTAGCATACTGCATATTTACATCAGGATCAACCGGTTTGCCCAAGGGGGTAATGGTAGGCAACCAGAGTGTTGTGAATTTGGTAACGGGCCTGGAGAAAAAAGTATATAAATATTATAACGATAAACCCTTACATGTTGCTTTACTCGCTTCTTACGCATTTGACGCATCCTTGCAACAAATATTTGGATCATTATTACTTGGCCATTGCCTGTATATATGTGATGAGCAAGATCGTAAAGATGGCAACCGTTTGATAGACTTCTACAACAATAATGATATCGACCTGTCAGACGGAACGCCAACACACCTGCGTTTAGTGGTGGAATCATTGGATAAGAAGATAAACCTGAAAAGCCTGAGCAGCTGGATACTGGCAGGGGAAATATTGCCAAAAGAGCTGGTACGGGAGTTCTATGACCGGATCGGGGACCGGGAAATAAAATTATTCAATTTTTACGGGCCGACTGAGACCTGTGTGGATTCAACCTGTTTTGAGATTATCCGTGATGAACTGGACGCTTATCCGACAATACCTATAGGAAGCCCGCTTCCAAATGAACGGATTTATATTACGGATAAATATGGCAGTCTAACCCCTACGGGTGTGGCTGGAGAGCTTTGCATAGCGGGAGATGGGCTTGCAAAATGCTATGTGGGGAATGCCGGCTTAACCTCTGAAAAATTTCGGGAAGATTGGATAAGTAACGGAGAGCGGGTTTACCGTACCGGTGACTTGGCCAGGTGGCTGCCTGATGGGAATATAGAATATCTTGGTCGTACGGACAACCAGGTAAAGATTCGTGGGTACCGGATAGAATTAGGAGAAATAGAAAGCTGGCTTACAGGATACGAAGGGATCAAAAATGCAGTGGTTTTAGTTAAAGAAAAAGATGAGAATAAGTATCTGGCAGCCTACTTTATATCTGAAAAAGACATAAAGCCAGAAATGCTCCGAAATTATCTGGCAGAACATTTACCGGAATATATGCTGCCTGCACATTATGTTCGCATAGACAGCATGCCACTAACTTCCAGTGGGAAGATTGACAGAAACGCGTTCCCGGAAATAGGGTTAGGTACAAGCGATAATTATATAGCCCCGGTTACCCGCGAGGAGCAATTACTTTGCGAGGTATGGTCAAGGGTTCTGGGAGTTAAACGAATAGGCATAACCGACAATTTCTTCTCGCTCGGAGGCGATTCGATCAAGTCAATCCAGGTATGTTCTAGAATGCGTATAGCTGGTTATAAAGTAACTGTTCAGGAAATATTTTATAATCAGACCATAGATAAGCTGGCAGTGCAGCTGAAAGGTATTGAGAAGGTATCGGATCAGACATCGGTAAATGGAGAGGTTGGGTTGACTGGTATTCAGCAAAAGTTTTTTGAAGGAGAACGGCTTCGGAAAAATCATTATAACCAGTCTGTTATGTTGAACTTCCAGGATAGGCTTACACTGGATGAGGTGCGGGAGATATTTGGCGTAATACAAGATCATCATGATGCATTAAGGATGGTTTATCGTGGAGGGGAGAAGCAGGTGGTACAGTATAATCGCGGCCCTGGTCAGCCTGTATTTGTTAATTATTTCGATTTGCAGGACAACATATCTCCACGGGAGAAACTGTATTCGATAAGTAATGAGCTGCAATCAGGTATTGATTTGGAGCAAGGCCCATTATTAAAACTCGGTTTATTTGATCTGATTGATGGAAGCCGTTTGTTGATTGTAATCCATCACCTTGTAACGGATGGTATATCCTGGCGAATTTTATTTGAAGATATAAAAACGTTATATCAGCAGCTGAAGCGTGGAGAGATACTGAAATTGCCCCCTAAAACTGATTCTTTCAAATTATGGTCACAGAAACTGAGGTCTGATTATATCGGAGGGAAGCGCTACACATCCGCTGTCGCATATTGGACTTCGATATTAACCCAGGAGGGGGTAGATATTACTTCAGGCAACACAGTAACAGAAAATACAATCGGAGAGGGTGCGAACTCAGGTTTTCGTCTGGAAAAAAGCCTCACGGAAAAACTGCTGGGAGAAGTACACAGCACGTTTAACACTCAAATAAATGATATTTTATTAGCCGGATTTTTGATGAGTGTTAATAAACATTATGGAACCGGAGCTTTACAGATGGATTTAGAGGGGCATGGTCGAGAAGATATCATACCCGGAATGGATATGAGCCGGACCATCGGGTGGTTTACAAGTGTTTACCCGGTGGTATTGAAGCAAACGGAAGATGGCCTGCCTGGTTTGATCAAATCAGTAAAGGAAACACTTCGGGGGGTTCCTAACAAGGGCATAGATTACCTGATAGCAAAGTACCTTTCTGGAGATATTCGTTCTGATGCCAGTTCCCGGATCATATTCAATTATCTGGGGCAGGTTGACAGCGATACAGGTGAGGAAGTGTTTTCGATTGCCACCGAATCTACAGGGCTTAACGCCTCACCGGAAGAACAAAGAGAATATGCCTGGGATGTATCTGCGATAGTTACCAATGACGAGTTACATATGCAAATAAGCTATAGCATTTCGCAGTATGACCAGTTAATGATGGATGAACTAATGGTCTCTTACAAAGCAAGTCTGGAAGAATTGATTGCCTATTGCCTAAGTCATGGCAAACGTGAGTTAACCCCGTCAGACCTTACTTATAAAGGTTTAACAATATCACAATTGGAAAAACTACAAGATAAATTGACAAAATATGAATTCTAACTCAAGTCCAAGCAACATCATTAAAGACATCTATCCATTATCACCGATGCAGGAAGGTATGCTGTTTCATTTTTTATTGGGAGCGAATGACTATTTCGAGCAGATTAGTTATCTTTTGATCGGAGATCTTAATATAAACCTCATAGAAAAGTGTTTTCAGACATTGGTTGATCGTTATGACACTTTTCGAACTATATTCCTCCATGAGGGATATGAACAACCGCTACAAGTGGTGCTCAAGGAAAGAAAAGGGGCGTTTACTTACATGGACATCCGTGATGAAGCAGAAAAAAAGGGAAGGGAGATAACGATTGAGAAGTACCGTTTATTGGACAGGGAACAGCGGTTTAAGCTTACTGAAGAAGTACCGTTACGGGTGGGCGTTTACAGGACTGGAAACGAAGAATATGAATTTATATGGAGCTTTCATCATATCTTGATGGATGGTTGGTGTATAAGTATCATAACCGGCGAATTAACCAGAATTTATCAAGCATGTGTAGAAGGCAAAGAGGTCATTTTACCGCCGGTTCAGCCTTATTCAAATTATATCAGCTGGCTTGAACAGCGGGATAAAGGGGCATCCCTGAGTTATTGGCGTGAATACCTTTCAGGCTATGAGAATTTGGCTACCATACCTAAAAACCGGAAGCAGTTGGAGCAGGATGATTTCGTATTAGGTTCAGAACATCTTGTTTTGGATGACCAAATTACGCAATCGTTAAAACAGATAGGTAGAGCATGTGGCGTAACCCTTAATACGATTCTGCAAACTGCCTGGGGAATCCTGTTATCCAGATACAATAACACTAATGATGTTGTGTTTGGTTCGGTCGTATCTGGCAGGCCATCCGAATTGACTGGGATAGAAAATATGGTAGGGCTGTTTATTAATACAGTACCAGTTCGGATAAGTTATGAGGAAAGGGATAGTGTAAAAGACGTCCTGATTCGATGCCAGGAGAGAGCTGTAGAAATGGAACAACATCATTATAATCCATTATCGGAAGTGCAGTCTACCAGCAGCCTTGGAGCAGCGTTGCTGGACCATATAATGATATATTATAATTATCCGATCGCCAAAGAAACCGGGGGAAAAAAACTTTACGAGATTACCGCATTCCAGGTTTTCCAGCCAACAACCTATGATCTGTCCATAGTAATAACTCCGGGAGATCAGACTTTAATACAAATTGATTACAATTTACATAAGTACGAAAAACAACTGATCGCAAGGCTCATTGACCACCTGTTAATAGTTATTAAACAGATAGCTCGTGATATTGATCAGTCAATAGCTAAGCTAAATATCTTAACAGAAGAAGAACAGGACGAGTTGGCATATAATTTCAACGGCTCGAAGCTGACTTATCCGCGCGATAAAACGATAGTTGATCTATTTGAAGAGCAAGTGCTCAATCACCCTGATAAAGTTGCCGTAGTTTTTAAAAATGAATCGCTTTCTTTCAATGAATTAAATAATAAGTCAAATCAGCTGGCTCATTATCTTAAATCTTTGGGTATCGTACCAGGTAGTGTTGTAGGTTTGTTAATGGACCGTTCTTTAGACATGATAATTGGTATAATGGGTGTGTTAAAAGCAGGTGCCGGTTACATGCCGGTCGACCCTGCGTTGCCAGAACAGCGGGTAGGTTATATGCTTGATAAAAGCAGGTGTAGTTTACTCCTTACACATCACTCATATTTAGAGCGGTATTCCGCCTATCTACCCGTTAAAGACATTAAATCCGTAGATATCTACCGAAACGATACAAAGAATATCAGGGTCAGTTTTGAATCTAACGATTTGGCTTACTGTATATTCACATCAGGCTCGAGCGGTTTGCCTAAAGGTGTGATGATGGGGCACAGGAGTGTTGTTAACCTCGTCAGAGGCTTGGAGGACAAAGTGTATCGTCATTACAAAGACAGCTGTTTACGTGTAGCTTTATTGGCATCATATGCTTTTGATGCTTCAATCCAACAGATCTTTGGAGCCGTTTTATTGGGGCATAGTTTGTATATCTGTGATGAAGAGGATCGCAAAGATGGTTTTTGTTTAATCGATTTTTATAATAGAAACGCCATCGACATATCAGATGGTACTCCAACTCATTTACGCTTGTTGTTACCGGCCTTAAATAATAGGGATGATTTAAAAAGCCTCCGGATTTGGATATTGGCGGGAGAAATGTTACCCAAAGAATTTGCAAAAGAGTTTTGCGAAAAGACAGAATGTAAAATAAAATTGTTCAATTTTTATGGCCCTACAGAAACATGTGTAGATTCAACAAGTTTCGAAATTATATTTGACAAGCTGGATGATTATGCAACGATACCGATAGGAAAACC from Mucilaginibacter sp. SJ includes:
- a CDS encoding amino acid adenylation domain-containing protein, whose amino-acid sequence is MNSNSSPSNIIKDIYPLSPMQEGMLFHFLLGANDYFEQISYLLIGDLNINLIEKCFQTLVDRYDTFRTIFLHEGYEQPLQVVLKERKGAFTYMDIRDEAEKKGREITIEKYRLLDREQRFKLTEEVPLRVGVYRTGNEEYEFIWSFHHILMDGWCISIITGELTRIYQACVEGKEVILPPVQPYSNYISWLEQRDKGASLSYWREYLSGYENLATIPKNRKQLEQDDFVLGSEHLVLDDQITQSLKQIGRACGVTLNTILQTAWGILLSRYNNTNDVVFGSVVSGRPSELTGIENMVGLFINTVPVRISYEERDSVKDVLIRCQERAVEMEQHHYNPLSEVQSTSSLGAALLDHIMIYYNYPIAKETGGKKLYEITAFQVFQPTTYDLSIVITPGDQTLIQIDYNLHKYEKQLIARLIDHLLIVIKQIARDIDQSIAKLNILTEEEQDELAYNFNGSKLTYPRDKTIVDLFEEQVLNHPDKVAVVFKNESLSFNELNNKSNQLAHYLKSLGIVPGSVVGLLMDRSLDMIIGIMGVLKAGAGYMPVDPALPEQRVGYMLDKSRCSLLLTHHSYLERYSAYLPVKDIKSVDIYRNDTKNIRVSFESNDLAYCIFTSGSSGLPKGVMMGHRSVVNLVRGLEDKVYRHYKDSCLRVALLASYAFDASIQQIFGAVLLGHSLYICDEEDRKDGFCLIDFYNRNAIDISDGTPTHLRLLLPALNNRDDLKSLRIWILAGEMLPKEFAKEFCEKTECKIKLFNFYGPTETCVDSTSFEIIFDKLDDYATIPIGKPLPNERIYIADQFGNQQPVGITGELCIAGDGLAQCYVGDSALTFEKFVEGWISGEERVYRTGDLARWLADGNIEFLGRMDNQVKIRSYRIELGEIEGQLVSHPEIQEAVVLAREQGSEIYLVGYYVAGEKVSSTTLRAYLAERLPEYMLPTYFVRMSSMPLTTNGKTDHKKLPEPEFETAGDDYAAPGNGTERILVKIWSEVLKLDSGAISVNANFFELGGHSIRAIQLINKIQGAFSVKIDLRKVLEKNTISNLALLIKQAKPNVDNLIPKIERREYYLTSPAQERMYYGYLLNTNSTGRNISSAIEVGQNIQLKELESAFQALVERHSSLRTYFELTNDGVVQKILPNVKFELDSLNIGHNETLNSCFESFIKPFDLSKAPLIRGTVVAGLHKKYLFIDIHHIVCDGVSVNILTRDLRDIYFGKSLPELQLEYVDFAAWVRNGIVNEEKHRNYWSERLTGNLKNLNLPVLRDREAVQNSTVSEVMFWIENDVYKSIKSISTDADVTYFMFFLSVLYVTLNKITGDHDIIIGTDSIGRNSKQLEEIVGTFVNVLPLRMDISGNDSYSIFLQEVKDCVLNAFEHQEYPYDRIIAMVDSDRKQLIDIHFSFANVFDSNQELNDLQFNTIDIADGLVAEYEPTNLIESRKAEYDIEIVACEKEGKFQLLFLYNNSLYDADTIRIFTDTYKCILKTVIGNGKIEIDQIDIEPAMTL